One genomic segment of Camelus ferus isolate YT-003-E chromosome 19, BCGSAC_Cfer_1.0, whole genome shotgun sequence includes these proteins:
- the TSHZ2 gene encoding teashirt homolog 2 isoform X2 encodes MPRRKQQAPKRAAGYAQEEQLKEEEEIKEEEEEEEDSGSVAQRQGSNDPGTDEELETVETGPEQKGCFSYQNSPGSHLSNQDAENESLLSDASDQVSDVKSVCSRDAPDKKASLHPKPPNEAHSCMDKMTAVYANILSDSYWSGLGLGFKLSNSERRNCDTRNGSKTDFDWHQDALSKSLQQNLPSRPMSKPSLFSSVQLYRQNSKMCGAVFTGASRFRCRQCSAAYDTLVELTVHMNETGHYQDDNRKKDKLRPTSYSKPRKRAFQDMDKEDAQKVLKCMFCGDSFDSLQDLSVHMIKTKHYQKVPLKEPVPTISSKMVTPAKKRIFDVNRPCSPDSTTGSFADSFPSQKSANLQLSANNRYGYQNGASYTWQFEACKSQILKCMECGSSHDTLQQLTTHMMVTGHFLKVTSSASKKGKQLVLDPLAVEKMQSLSDAPSSDSLAPKPSSNSASDRTASTTELKKEGKKEKPEEIIKDEKVMKSEDYEDPLQKPLDPTIKYQYLREEDLEDGSKGGGDILKSLENTVTTAINKAQNGAPSWSAYPSIHAAYQLSEGTKPSLPLGSQVLQIRPNLANKLRPIAPKWKVMPLVSVPTNLAPYTQVKKEPEDKDDVEKECRRESAQEEASSFSHGEGHSFSKSELPSESKKAEPCPPEEENKLTKEGGEREKPQALEPASSLSNGCALTNHAPALPCINPLSALQSVLNNHLGKATEPLRSAACSSPSSSTMSMFHKSSLNAVDKPVLSPAPTRPASVSRRYLFESNDQPIDLTKSKGKKAESPQAQSCTSPPQKHALSDIADMVKVLPKATTPKPAASSRVPPVKLEMDVRRFEDVSSEVSTLHKRKGRQSNWNPQHLLILQAQFASSLFQTSEGKYLLSDLGPQERMQISKFTGLSMTTISHWLANVKYQLRKTGGTKFLKNMDKGHPIFYCSDCASQFRTPSTYISHLESHLGFQMKDMTRMAVEQQSKAEQELSRVSSAQRSPETIAGEEDTDSKFKCVDGNRVFAPLQFSLECEQMNTHGQCRS; translated from the coding sequence GCTACGCCCAGGAGGAACagctgaaggaagaggaggaaatcaaagaagaagaggaggaagaggaagacagtggTTCAGTAGCTCAGCGTCAGGGCAGCAATGACCCAGGAACAGATGAGGAGCTAGAAACGGTGGAAACGGGTCCTGAGCAGAAAGGCTGCTTCAGCTACCAGAACTCTCCAGGAAGTCATCTGTCCAATCAGGACGCCGAGAACGAGTCCTTGCTGAGTGATGCCAGTGACCAGGTGTCAGACGTCAAGAGTGTGTGCAGTCGAGATGCCCCGGACAAGAAAGCCAGCCTGCACCCCAAGCCCCCAAATGAAGCCCACAGCTGCATGGATAAAATGACCGCTGTCTACGCCAACATCTTGTCTGATTCCTACTGGTCCGGCCTGGGTCTTGGCTTTAAGCTGTCCAACAGCGAGAGGCGGAATTGTGACACCCGAAATGGCAGCAAGACTGATTTCGACTGGCACCAGGACGCTCTGTCCAAAAGCCTTCAGCAGAACTTGCCTTCCAGACCCATGTCGAAGCCCAGCCTGTTCAGCTCGGTCCAGCTGTACCGGCAGAACAGCAAGATGTGCGGGGCCGTTTTCACCGGGGCCAGCAGGTTCCGGTGCCGGCAGTGCAGTGCCGCCTACGACACCTTGGTCGAGTTGACTGTGCACATGAACGAAACAGGCCACTATCAAGATGACAACCGCAAAAAGGACAAGCTTAGACCCACGAGCTACTCAAAGCCCCGAAAAAGGGCTTTCCAGGACATGGACAAGGAGGACGCTCAAAAGGTTCTGAAATGTATGTTTTGTGGCGACTCCTTTGATTCCCTCCAAGATTTGAGCGTCCACAtgatcaaaacaaaacattacCAAAAAGTGCCTTTGAAGGAGCCAGTACCAACCATTTCCTCGAAAATGGTCACTCCCGCGAAGAAACGCATCTTCGATGTCAACCGGCCCTGTTCCCCCGATTCGACCACAGGGTCGTTTGCCGATTCATTTCCTTCTCAGAAGAGCGCCAACTTACAGCTGTCCGCCAACAATCGCTATGGGTACCAGAACGGCGCCAGCTACACCTGGCAGTTCGAGGCCTGCAAGTCCCAGATCCTGAAGTGCATGGAGTGCGGGAGCTCCCACGACACTTTGCAGCAGCTCACCACCCACATGATGGTCACCGGTcactttctcaaggtcaccagCTCTGCCTCCAAGAAAGGGAAGCAGCTGGTGTTGGACCCACTCGCCGTGGAGAAGATGCAGTCATTGTCTGACGCCCCAAGCAGTGATTCCCTGGCTCCCAAGCCGTCAAGTAACTCAGCTTCTGACCGCACAGCCTCCACAACTGAGTTAAAGAAAgagggtaaaaaagaaaaaccggAGGAGATCATCAAGGATGAGAAGGTCATGAAAAGCGAGGACTATGAAGACCCTCTGCAAAAACCTTTAGACCCTACAATTAAATACCAGTATCTAAGGGAGGAGGATTTGGAAGACGGCTCCAAGGGTGGAGGGGACATTTTGAAGTCACTGGAAAACACTGTTACCACCGCCATCAACAAAGCCCAAAACGGGGCTCCCAGCTGGAGCGCGTACCCCAGTATCCACGCGGCCTACCAGCTGTCCGAGGGCACCAAGCCTTCCctgcctctgggctcccaggTCCTGCAGATTCGACCCAACCTCGCCAACAAGCTAAGGCCAATTGCACCCAAGTGGAAAGTGATGCCACTGGTTTCCGTGCCCACAAACCTGGCCCCATACACTCAAGTTAAGAAGGAGCCAGAAGACAAAGATGACGTCGAGAAGGAGTGTAGGAGGGAAAGTGCCCAAGAAGAGGCGTCCTCCTTCAGCCACGGCGAGGGGCATTCTTTCTCCAAAAGCGAACTCCCTTCAGAATCCAAAAAGGCTGAGCCTTGTCCCCCAGAGGAGGAGAACAAGCTGACGAAAGAgggcggggagagagagaaaccccAGGCCTTGGAGCCAGCGTCTTCTCTCAGCAACGGTTGCGCCCTCACCAACCACGCTCCGGCCCTGCCGTGCATCAACCCGCTCAGCGCCCTGCAGTCCGTCCTGAACAATCACCTGGGCAAAGCCACGGAACCCTTGCGCTCTGCcgcctgctccagccccagctcaaGCACAATGTCTATGTTTCACAAGTCGAGCCTCAATGCCGTGGACAAGCCAGTTCTGAGTCCCGCCCCGACGAGGCCGGCCAGTGTGTCCCGACGCTACCTGTTTGAGAGCAACGATCAGCCCATCGACCTGACCAAGTCCAAGGGCAAGAAGGCCGAGTCCCCACAAGCACAGTCCTGCACGTCCCCGCCCCAGAAGCATGCTCTGTCTGACATCGCTGACATGGTCAAAGTCCTCCCCAAAGCCACCACCCCGAAGCCCGCCGCTTCCTCCAGGGTGCCCCCCGTGAAGCTGGAAATGGATGTCAGGCGCTTTGAGGACGTGTCCAGCGAAGTCTCGACCTTGCATAAAAGAAAGGGCCGGCAGTCCAACTGGAACCCTCAGCATCTTCTGATCTTGCAGGCTCAGTTTGCCTCCAGCCTCTTCCAGACGTCGGAGGGCAAGTACCTGCTGTCCGACCTGGGTCCACAAGAGCGAATGCAGATCTCGAAGTTTACGGGACTCTCGATGACCACCATCAGCCACTGGCTGGCCAACGTCAAGTACCAGCTCAGGAAGACGGGCGGGACCAAATTCCTGAAAAACATGGACAAGGGCCACCCTATCTTTTACTGCAGTGACTGCGCCTCCCAGTTCAGAACCCCGTCTACCTACATCAGCCACTTAGAGTCTCACCTAGGTTTCCAAATGAAGGACATGACCCGCATGGCAGTGGAACAGCAAAGCAAAGCGGAGCAGGAGCTCTCCCGGGTCTCGTCGGCTCAGAGGTCCCCGGAAACCATAGCTGGCGAAGAGGACACAGACTCTAAGTTCAAGT
- the TSHZ2 gene encoding teashirt homolog 2 isoform X1, translating into MPRRKQQAPKRAAGYAQEEQLKEEEEIKEEEEEEEDSGSVAQRQGSNDPGTDEELETVETGPEQKGCFSYQNSPGSHLSNQDAENESLLSDASDQVSDVKSVCSRDAPDKKASLHPKPPNEAHSCMDKMTAVYANILSDSYWSGLGLGFKLSNSERRNCDTRNGSKTDFDWHQDALSKSLQQNLPSRPMSKPSLFSSVQLYRQNSKMCGAVFTGASRFRCRQCSAAYDTLVELTVHMNETGHYQDDNRKKDKLRPTSYSKPRKRAFQDMDKEDAQKVLKCMFCGDSFDSLQDLSVHMIKTKHYQKVPLKEPVPTISSKMVTPAKKRIFDVNRPCSPDSTTGSFADSFPSQKSANLQLSANNRYGYQNGASYTWQFEACKSQILKCMECGSSHDTLQQLTTHMMVTGHFLKVTSSASKKGKQLVLDPLAVEKMQSLSDAPSSDSLAPKPSSNSASDRTASTTELKKEGKKEKPEEIIKDEKVMKSEDYEDPLQKPLDPTIKYQYLREEDLEDGSKGGGDILKSLENTVTTAINKAQNGAPSWSAYPSIHAAYQLSEGTKPSLPLGSQVLQIRPNLANKLRPIAPKWKVMPLVSVPTNLAPYTQVKKEPEDKDDVEKECRRESAQEEASSFSHGEGHSFSKSELPSESKKAEPCPPEEENKLTKEGGEREKPQALEPASSLSNGCALTNHAPALPCINPLSALQSVLNNHLGKATEPLRSAACSSPSSSTMSMFHKSSLNAVDKPVLSPAPTRPASVSRRYLFESNDQPIDLTKSKGKKAESPQAQSCTSPPQKHALSDIADMVKVLPKATTPKPAASSRVPPVKLEMDVRRFEDVSSEVSTLHKRKGRQSNWNPQHLLILQAQFASSLFQTSEGKYLLSDLGPQERMQISKFTGLSMTTISHWLANVKYQLRKTGGTKFLKNMDKGHPIFYCSDCASQFRTPSTYISHLESHLGFQMKDMTRMAVEQQSKAEQELSRVSSAQRSPETIAGEEDTDSKFKCKLCCRTFVSKHAVKLHLSKTHSKSPEHHSQFVTDVDEE; encoded by the coding sequence GCTACGCCCAGGAGGAACagctgaaggaagaggaggaaatcaaagaagaagaggaggaagaggaagacagtggTTCAGTAGCTCAGCGTCAGGGCAGCAATGACCCAGGAACAGATGAGGAGCTAGAAACGGTGGAAACGGGTCCTGAGCAGAAAGGCTGCTTCAGCTACCAGAACTCTCCAGGAAGTCATCTGTCCAATCAGGACGCCGAGAACGAGTCCTTGCTGAGTGATGCCAGTGACCAGGTGTCAGACGTCAAGAGTGTGTGCAGTCGAGATGCCCCGGACAAGAAAGCCAGCCTGCACCCCAAGCCCCCAAATGAAGCCCACAGCTGCATGGATAAAATGACCGCTGTCTACGCCAACATCTTGTCTGATTCCTACTGGTCCGGCCTGGGTCTTGGCTTTAAGCTGTCCAACAGCGAGAGGCGGAATTGTGACACCCGAAATGGCAGCAAGACTGATTTCGACTGGCACCAGGACGCTCTGTCCAAAAGCCTTCAGCAGAACTTGCCTTCCAGACCCATGTCGAAGCCCAGCCTGTTCAGCTCGGTCCAGCTGTACCGGCAGAACAGCAAGATGTGCGGGGCCGTTTTCACCGGGGCCAGCAGGTTCCGGTGCCGGCAGTGCAGTGCCGCCTACGACACCTTGGTCGAGTTGACTGTGCACATGAACGAAACAGGCCACTATCAAGATGACAACCGCAAAAAGGACAAGCTTAGACCCACGAGCTACTCAAAGCCCCGAAAAAGGGCTTTCCAGGACATGGACAAGGAGGACGCTCAAAAGGTTCTGAAATGTATGTTTTGTGGCGACTCCTTTGATTCCCTCCAAGATTTGAGCGTCCACAtgatcaaaacaaaacattacCAAAAAGTGCCTTTGAAGGAGCCAGTACCAACCATTTCCTCGAAAATGGTCACTCCCGCGAAGAAACGCATCTTCGATGTCAACCGGCCCTGTTCCCCCGATTCGACCACAGGGTCGTTTGCCGATTCATTTCCTTCTCAGAAGAGCGCCAACTTACAGCTGTCCGCCAACAATCGCTATGGGTACCAGAACGGCGCCAGCTACACCTGGCAGTTCGAGGCCTGCAAGTCCCAGATCCTGAAGTGCATGGAGTGCGGGAGCTCCCACGACACTTTGCAGCAGCTCACCACCCACATGATGGTCACCGGTcactttctcaaggtcaccagCTCTGCCTCCAAGAAAGGGAAGCAGCTGGTGTTGGACCCACTCGCCGTGGAGAAGATGCAGTCATTGTCTGACGCCCCAAGCAGTGATTCCCTGGCTCCCAAGCCGTCAAGTAACTCAGCTTCTGACCGCACAGCCTCCACAACTGAGTTAAAGAAAgagggtaaaaaagaaaaaccggAGGAGATCATCAAGGATGAGAAGGTCATGAAAAGCGAGGACTATGAAGACCCTCTGCAAAAACCTTTAGACCCTACAATTAAATACCAGTATCTAAGGGAGGAGGATTTGGAAGACGGCTCCAAGGGTGGAGGGGACATTTTGAAGTCACTGGAAAACACTGTTACCACCGCCATCAACAAAGCCCAAAACGGGGCTCCCAGCTGGAGCGCGTACCCCAGTATCCACGCGGCCTACCAGCTGTCCGAGGGCACCAAGCCTTCCctgcctctgggctcccaggTCCTGCAGATTCGACCCAACCTCGCCAACAAGCTAAGGCCAATTGCACCCAAGTGGAAAGTGATGCCACTGGTTTCCGTGCCCACAAACCTGGCCCCATACACTCAAGTTAAGAAGGAGCCAGAAGACAAAGATGACGTCGAGAAGGAGTGTAGGAGGGAAAGTGCCCAAGAAGAGGCGTCCTCCTTCAGCCACGGCGAGGGGCATTCTTTCTCCAAAAGCGAACTCCCTTCAGAATCCAAAAAGGCTGAGCCTTGTCCCCCAGAGGAGGAGAACAAGCTGACGAAAGAgggcggggagagagagaaaccccAGGCCTTGGAGCCAGCGTCTTCTCTCAGCAACGGTTGCGCCCTCACCAACCACGCTCCGGCCCTGCCGTGCATCAACCCGCTCAGCGCCCTGCAGTCCGTCCTGAACAATCACCTGGGCAAAGCCACGGAACCCTTGCGCTCTGCcgcctgctccagccccagctcaaGCACAATGTCTATGTTTCACAAGTCGAGCCTCAATGCCGTGGACAAGCCAGTTCTGAGTCCCGCCCCGACGAGGCCGGCCAGTGTGTCCCGACGCTACCTGTTTGAGAGCAACGATCAGCCCATCGACCTGACCAAGTCCAAGGGCAAGAAGGCCGAGTCCCCACAAGCACAGTCCTGCACGTCCCCGCCCCAGAAGCATGCTCTGTCTGACATCGCTGACATGGTCAAAGTCCTCCCCAAAGCCACCACCCCGAAGCCCGCCGCTTCCTCCAGGGTGCCCCCCGTGAAGCTGGAAATGGATGTCAGGCGCTTTGAGGACGTGTCCAGCGAAGTCTCGACCTTGCATAAAAGAAAGGGCCGGCAGTCCAACTGGAACCCTCAGCATCTTCTGATCTTGCAGGCTCAGTTTGCCTCCAGCCTCTTCCAGACGTCGGAGGGCAAGTACCTGCTGTCCGACCTGGGTCCACAAGAGCGAATGCAGATCTCGAAGTTTACGGGACTCTCGATGACCACCATCAGCCACTGGCTGGCCAACGTCAAGTACCAGCTCAGGAAGACGGGCGGGACCAAATTCCTGAAAAACATGGACAAGGGCCACCCTATCTTTTACTGCAGTGACTGCGCCTCCCAGTTCAGAACCCCGTCTACCTACATCAGCCACTTAGAGTCTCACCTAGGTTTCCAAATGAAGGACATGACCCGCATGGCAGTGGAACAGCAAAGCAAAGCGGAGCAGGAGCTCTCCCGGGTCTCGTCGGCTCAGAGGTCCCCGGAAACCATAGCTGGCGAAGAGGACACAGACTCTAAGTTCAAGTGTAAGTTGTGCTGTCGGACATTTGTGAGCAAACATGCAGTAAAACTCCACCTAAGCAAAACGCACAGCAAGTCACCCGAACACCATTCACAGTTTGTAACAGACGTGGATGAAGAATAG
- the TSHZ2 gene encoding teashirt homolog 2 isoform X3, with translation MPRRKQQAPKRAAGYAQEEQLKEEEEIKEEEEEEEDSGSVAQRQGSNDPGTDEELETVETGPEQKGCFSYQNSPGSHLSNQDAENESLLSDASDQVSDVKSVCSRDAPDKKASLHPKPPNEAHSCMDKMTAVYANILSDSYWSGLGLGFKLSNSERRNCDTRNGSKTDFDWHQDALSKSLQQNLPSRPMSKPSLFSSVQLYRQNSKMCGAVFTGASRFRCRQCSAAYDTLVELTVHMNETGHYQDDNRKKDKLRPTSYSKPRKRAFQDMDKEDAQKVLKCMFCGDSFDSLQDLSVHMIKTKHYQKVPLKEPVPTISSKMVTPAKKRIFDVNRPCSPDSTTGSFADSFPSQKSANLQLSANNRYGYQNGASYTWQFEACKSQILKCMECGSSHDTLQQLTTHMMVTGHFLKVTSSASKKGKQLVLDPLAVEKMQSLSDAPSSDSLAPKPSSNSASDRTASTTELKKEGKKEKPEEIIKDEKVMKSEDYEDPLQKPLDPTIKYQYLREEDLEDGSKGGGDILKSLENTVTTAINKAQNGAPSWSAYPSIHAAYQLSEGTKPSLPLGSQVLQIRPNLANKLRPIAPKWKVMPLVSVPTNLAPYTQVKKEPEDKDDVEKECRRESAQEEASSFSHGEGHSFSKSELPSESKKAEPCPPEEENKLTKEGGEREKPQALEPASSLSNGCALTNHAPALPCINPLSALQSVLNNHLGKATEPLRSAACSSPSSSTMSMFHKSSLNAVDKPVLSPAPTRPASVSRRYLFESNDQPIDLTKSKGKKAESPQAQSCTSPPQKHALSDIADMVKVLPKATTPKPAASSRVPPVKLEMDVRRFEDVSSEVSTLHKRKGRQSNWNPQHLLILQAQFASSLFQTSEGKYLLSDLGPQERMQISKFTGLSMTTISHWLANVKYQLRKTGGTKFLKNMDKGHPIFYCSDCASQFRTPSTYISHLESHLGFQMKDMTRMAVEQQSKAEQELSRVSSAQRSPETIAGEEDTDSKFKCIVPSPGDAEENEMDNIPALLPGP, from the coding sequence GCTACGCCCAGGAGGAACagctgaaggaagaggaggaaatcaaagaagaagaggaggaagaggaagacagtggTTCAGTAGCTCAGCGTCAGGGCAGCAATGACCCAGGAACAGATGAGGAGCTAGAAACGGTGGAAACGGGTCCTGAGCAGAAAGGCTGCTTCAGCTACCAGAACTCTCCAGGAAGTCATCTGTCCAATCAGGACGCCGAGAACGAGTCCTTGCTGAGTGATGCCAGTGACCAGGTGTCAGACGTCAAGAGTGTGTGCAGTCGAGATGCCCCGGACAAGAAAGCCAGCCTGCACCCCAAGCCCCCAAATGAAGCCCACAGCTGCATGGATAAAATGACCGCTGTCTACGCCAACATCTTGTCTGATTCCTACTGGTCCGGCCTGGGTCTTGGCTTTAAGCTGTCCAACAGCGAGAGGCGGAATTGTGACACCCGAAATGGCAGCAAGACTGATTTCGACTGGCACCAGGACGCTCTGTCCAAAAGCCTTCAGCAGAACTTGCCTTCCAGACCCATGTCGAAGCCCAGCCTGTTCAGCTCGGTCCAGCTGTACCGGCAGAACAGCAAGATGTGCGGGGCCGTTTTCACCGGGGCCAGCAGGTTCCGGTGCCGGCAGTGCAGTGCCGCCTACGACACCTTGGTCGAGTTGACTGTGCACATGAACGAAACAGGCCACTATCAAGATGACAACCGCAAAAAGGACAAGCTTAGACCCACGAGCTACTCAAAGCCCCGAAAAAGGGCTTTCCAGGACATGGACAAGGAGGACGCTCAAAAGGTTCTGAAATGTATGTTTTGTGGCGACTCCTTTGATTCCCTCCAAGATTTGAGCGTCCACAtgatcaaaacaaaacattacCAAAAAGTGCCTTTGAAGGAGCCAGTACCAACCATTTCCTCGAAAATGGTCACTCCCGCGAAGAAACGCATCTTCGATGTCAACCGGCCCTGTTCCCCCGATTCGACCACAGGGTCGTTTGCCGATTCATTTCCTTCTCAGAAGAGCGCCAACTTACAGCTGTCCGCCAACAATCGCTATGGGTACCAGAACGGCGCCAGCTACACCTGGCAGTTCGAGGCCTGCAAGTCCCAGATCCTGAAGTGCATGGAGTGCGGGAGCTCCCACGACACTTTGCAGCAGCTCACCACCCACATGATGGTCACCGGTcactttctcaaggtcaccagCTCTGCCTCCAAGAAAGGGAAGCAGCTGGTGTTGGACCCACTCGCCGTGGAGAAGATGCAGTCATTGTCTGACGCCCCAAGCAGTGATTCCCTGGCTCCCAAGCCGTCAAGTAACTCAGCTTCTGACCGCACAGCCTCCACAACTGAGTTAAAGAAAgagggtaaaaaagaaaaaccggAGGAGATCATCAAGGATGAGAAGGTCATGAAAAGCGAGGACTATGAAGACCCTCTGCAAAAACCTTTAGACCCTACAATTAAATACCAGTATCTAAGGGAGGAGGATTTGGAAGACGGCTCCAAGGGTGGAGGGGACATTTTGAAGTCACTGGAAAACACTGTTACCACCGCCATCAACAAAGCCCAAAACGGGGCTCCCAGCTGGAGCGCGTACCCCAGTATCCACGCGGCCTACCAGCTGTCCGAGGGCACCAAGCCTTCCctgcctctgggctcccaggTCCTGCAGATTCGACCCAACCTCGCCAACAAGCTAAGGCCAATTGCACCCAAGTGGAAAGTGATGCCACTGGTTTCCGTGCCCACAAACCTGGCCCCATACACTCAAGTTAAGAAGGAGCCAGAAGACAAAGATGACGTCGAGAAGGAGTGTAGGAGGGAAAGTGCCCAAGAAGAGGCGTCCTCCTTCAGCCACGGCGAGGGGCATTCTTTCTCCAAAAGCGAACTCCCTTCAGAATCCAAAAAGGCTGAGCCTTGTCCCCCAGAGGAGGAGAACAAGCTGACGAAAGAgggcggggagagagagaaaccccAGGCCTTGGAGCCAGCGTCTTCTCTCAGCAACGGTTGCGCCCTCACCAACCACGCTCCGGCCCTGCCGTGCATCAACCCGCTCAGCGCCCTGCAGTCCGTCCTGAACAATCACCTGGGCAAAGCCACGGAACCCTTGCGCTCTGCcgcctgctccagccccagctcaaGCACAATGTCTATGTTTCACAAGTCGAGCCTCAATGCCGTGGACAAGCCAGTTCTGAGTCCCGCCCCGACGAGGCCGGCCAGTGTGTCCCGACGCTACCTGTTTGAGAGCAACGATCAGCCCATCGACCTGACCAAGTCCAAGGGCAAGAAGGCCGAGTCCCCACAAGCACAGTCCTGCACGTCCCCGCCCCAGAAGCATGCTCTGTCTGACATCGCTGACATGGTCAAAGTCCTCCCCAAAGCCACCACCCCGAAGCCCGCCGCTTCCTCCAGGGTGCCCCCCGTGAAGCTGGAAATGGATGTCAGGCGCTTTGAGGACGTGTCCAGCGAAGTCTCGACCTTGCATAAAAGAAAGGGCCGGCAGTCCAACTGGAACCCTCAGCATCTTCTGATCTTGCAGGCTCAGTTTGCCTCCAGCCTCTTCCAGACGTCGGAGGGCAAGTACCTGCTGTCCGACCTGGGTCCACAAGAGCGAATGCAGATCTCGAAGTTTACGGGACTCTCGATGACCACCATCAGCCACTGGCTGGCCAACGTCAAGTACCAGCTCAGGAAGACGGGCGGGACCAAATTCCTGAAAAACATGGACAAGGGCCACCCTATCTTTTACTGCAGTGACTGCGCCTCCCAGTTCAGAACCCCGTCTACCTACATCAGCCACTTAGAGTCTCACCTAGGTTTCCAAATGAAGGACATGACCCGCATGGCAGTGGAACAGCAAAGCAAAGCGGAGCAGGAGCTCTCCCGGGTCTCGTCGGCTCAGAGGTCCCCGGAAACCATAGCTGGCGAAGAGGACACAGACTCTAAGTTCAAGT